One part of the Archaeoglobaceae archaeon genome encodes these proteins:
- the trpA gene encoding tryptophan synthase subunit alpha, with protein sequence MIDKSLIVFFPAGYPSKEKTLEFMLYANADVFELGVPFSDPIADGPAIQKAYFTAISNGFRLRDAFWIAKKFREQSHKKLVLMSYYNPIYRTGIKKFVENAYSCGIDAILVVDLPYDEANEFVEVCRDVGMKNVFLSAPNTSDERLRAIDELSEFIYLVSTYGVTGVRDKISELAFKALRRAKSVCRKPIAVGFGVSKKEHVAELFQAGADGVVVGSAIVRLIERFGDNAAKEIETFTNALRDS encoded by the coding sequence ATGATTGACAAGTCTTTAATTGTTTTCTTTCCAGCTGGATATCCGAGCAAAGAGAAAACGCTTGAATTTATGCTCTATGCTAATGCGGACGTTTTTGAGCTCGGAGTTCCTTTCAGCGATCCAATAGCAGATGGACCAGCGATTCAGAAAGCCTACTTCACCGCAATCAGCAATGGCTTCAGGCTAAGAGATGCTTTCTGGATCGCAAAGAAGTTCAGAGAGCAAAGCCATAAGAAACTCGTGCTCATGAGTTACTACAACCCGATCTATAGAACAGGAATAAAGAAATTCGTCGAAAATGCATATTCATGTGGCATTGATGCCATACTTGTCGTTGATCTACCTTACGACGAGGCAAACGAATTCGTTGAAGTCTGCAGAGATGTGGGAATGAAAAATGTTTTCCTTTCAGCACCAAACACAAGTGATGAGAGGCTTAGAGCCATTGACGAGCTTTCCGAGTTTATCTATCTTGTTTCCACCTACGGGGTTACTGGGGTCAGGGATAAGATCTCTGAATTGGCGTTCAAAGCACTTAGAAGGGCTAAGAGTGTTTGCAGAAAACCAATAGCGGTTGGATTTGGAGTCTCAAAAAAGGAACATGTTGCAGAGTTATTCCAAGCGGGAGCGGATGGAGTTGTTGTTGGAAGTGCGATCGTAAGGCTGATCGAGCGGTTTGGGGACAATGCTGCAAAAGAGATCGAGACGTTTACAAACGCTCTTCGGGATTCGTGA